The Lysinibacillus pakistanensis genome includes a window with the following:
- a CDS encoding LytTR family DNA-binding domain-containing protein, protein MDPKQIEEIMEIIKEFFPENTSIAISDTNEYLYYQPSKKVDLKIKPGDPIKEGSAAHKALSYGQKISSYIEPDVFGVAYYGMSIPLMEEGETKGAITAIFPQKPSAFLTNYITIKIDDCWYPIKHDQVIYLETQLRKTFVKTMSREGYHRLNLSDLELFLAPDSFIRCHRSYIVNIDYIDEIQPDSHSTFLLIMKDGTRIPVSQRYASYFRRSLGF, encoded by the coding sequence GTGGATCCAAAACAAATAGAAGAAATTATGGAGATTATTAAGGAGTTCTTTCCCGAAAATACTTCAATCGCAATTTCTGACACGAACGAATACTTGTATTACCAGCCAAGCAAGAAAGTTGATTTAAAAATTAAGCCGGGCGATCCAATTAAAGAAGGCTCAGCAGCCCACAAAGCATTAAGCTATGGGCAAAAAATTAGCTCTTATATTGAGCCGGATGTATTTGGCGTAGCCTACTATGGCATGAGTATTCCTCTTATGGAGGAAGGCGAAACGAAGGGGGCTATTACTGCGATCTTCCCACAAAAACCATCAGCATTTTTAACGAACTACATCACAATCAAGATAGATGATTGCTGGTACCCGATTAAACATGATCAAGTTATTTATCTTGAAACACAGCTCCGAAAAACATTTGTTAAAACAATGAGTCGTGAAGGCTACCACCGCTTAAACCTAAGTGATTTAGAGTTATTTTTAGCACCTGACTCATTCATTCGTTGTCACCGCTCTTATATTGTTAATATTGACTACATCGATGAAATTCAACCAGATTCACATTCAACGTTTTTATTAATCATGAAAGATGGTACCCGTATTCCTGTAAGTCAGCGCTATGCAAGTTACTTCCGTCGTTCTTTAGGTTTCTAA
- a CDS encoding MFS transporter: MKKFIYVIIFFSFFDLFTQLPVMSTYAESLGASAFLTGLAVGMYSLSNTFGNIISGFLTDRKGPFVILVLGLLTTGLSLSLYNLVEDPTTLLIVRFVHGLVAGFIVPAAFTFLANATEQEKRGKGSAISGAFVGIAAIIGPAFSGILASRTSVPFVFNITASCMLLLGILTFFILKSNQIKKEKSTPSAHIPISVFFNNSGTLKAFAGAFFLMFSQGVIAYLLPLKVQSLGFDSRLSGTLMSTFGIIAVLVFILPTNRIFDKVAPIKTLSLGIGLMGVSQLLISQADSSTLLYLAMVCYGIGFGFLFPSINSLLIDSTTADIRGKAYGYFYAFFSLGVVLGSSLLGWLSLGIVGGFIFTGIVLLVFASTILIPYKRPSHA, from the coding sequence ATGAAAAAATTTATTTATGTCATTATTTTCTTTTCATTTTTTGATCTTTTTACCCAGCTTCCTGTTATGAGTACATATGCAGAATCATTAGGGGCATCTGCCTTTTTAACCGGTCTAGCAGTAGGTATGTATTCTCTATCCAATACATTTGGCAATATTATTTCTGGCTTTTTAACAGATCGTAAGGGACCTTTTGTAATTTTAGTTCTAGGTCTTTTGACAACTGGTTTATCTCTTTCTCTCTACAATTTAGTCGAGGATCCTACTACTTTACTAATTGTTCGTTTTGTTCATGGATTAGTAGCAGGTTTTATTGTCCCTGCTGCCTTCACATTTTTAGCTAACGCAACAGAACAGGAAAAAAGAGGAAAAGGCAGTGCTATTTCTGGTGCCTTTGTCGGTATTGCTGCCATCATCGGTCCTGCATTCAGTGGTATTTTAGCAAGTCGTACTAGTGTACCATTCGTCTTTAATATTACAGCCAGCTGTATGCTTTTATTAGGCATTCTTACTTTCTTTATATTAAAGTCAAATCAAATTAAAAAGGAGAAATCTACACCTAGCGCACATATACCAATAAGTGTATTTTTCAATAATTCAGGCACATTGAAAGCATTTGCGGGTGCATTTTTTTTAATGTTCTCTCAGGGTGTTATTGCCTATCTACTTCCCCTAAAAGTGCAATCTTTAGGCTTTGATTCACGTTTAAGCGGAACATTGATGAGTACATTTGGAATTATTGCTGTCCTTGTGTTTATTTTACCCACTAACCGAATTTTTGATAAGGTTGCCCCTATAAAGACATTATCATTAGGTATAGGCTTAATGGGAGTAAGCCAATTACTTATTAGCCAGGCTGATTCAAGCACATTGCTTTATTTAGCTATGGTCTGCTATGGCATTGGATTTGGCTTCTTATTCCCTTCCATTAATTCTCTTTTAATTGACTCTACAACTGCTGATATTCGTGGTAAAGCATATGGTTACTTCTATGCCTTTTTCTCACTAGGTGTTGTCCTTGGCTCATCGTTGCTTGGTTGGCTATCATTAGGCATTGTCGGTGGCTTTATCTTTACAGGAATAGTTTTATTAGTATTTGCTAGTACGATTCTTATACCATACAAAAGACCTTCCCATGCTTAA
- a CDS encoding helix-turn-helix transcriptional regulator — MQLHQHSMSETISKRYFQEIDNINQYIGVEEFFNIESKLIFEIYHLESAKAKKSLHELIDILSIRFGKQVIKMVRSYFSVLSSIVARKLLDNQVPSKKAFAFNIACNDMIENQMKDAEFLQFADDLIDFFVYFIADRKQPTFRHQTVNKVIMYINDELENDLTVESIANNFHISTSHLSRIFREHVGITLVEYLNVRRVEESQYYLRHTNKSITSISDQFHFCNQSYFTRIFKKYTGVTPKHFRDELHHEFYRFEMAETELQNV; from the coding sequence ATGCAACTACATCAACATTCTATGTCAGAAACGATATCAAAAAGATACTTCCAGGAAATCGATAATATTAATCAATACATCGGTGTAGAAGAATTTTTTAATATTGAGTCGAAATTAATATTTGAAATTTACCATTTAGAATCTGCAAAGGCTAAGAAATCTTTGCATGAGTTAATTGATATTCTTTCAATACGTTTTGGCAAGCAAGTCATTAAAATGGTTCGAAGTTATTTTTCTGTGCTGTCGTCAATTGTTGCACGTAAATTGCTAGACAATCAAGTTCCTTCGAAAAAAGCCTTTGCTTTTAACATTGCTTGTAATGATATGATTGAAAATCAGATGAAAGACGCTGAATTTTTACAATTCGCTGATGATTTAATTGATTTCTTTGTCTATTTTATCGCAGATCGCAAGCAACCGACTTTCCGTCATCAGACAGTTAACAAAGTGATTATGTATATAAATGATGAATTAGAAAATGACCTAACAGTTGAAAGCATCGCAAATAACTTCCATATTAGTACTAGTCACTTATCACGTATTTTTAGAGAACATGTCGGTATTACACTAGTTGAATATTTAAATGTTCGCCGCGTAGAAGAATCGCAATATTATCTACGACATACAAATAAAAGTATCACTTCTATTTCAGATCAATTCCATTTCTGTAATCAAAGCTACTTTACCCGTATTTTCAAAAAATACACTGGGGTTACTCCCAAGCACTTCCGTGATGAGCTACATCATGAGTTTTATC
- a CDS encoding DUF1002 domain-containing protein, with protein sequence MKKAWMKILAATMLVFGVMAPTTGFAADNTPPKAIDEKLGVPIVVYGANLSEDEKESVKKSLKVKEEPEIEEITVSGEDLVKYIKDSNSSSRMYSSAKITRKNAGEGLVIEIVTPSNITQVTSEMYANAMLTAGIEDATVQVAAPKAVTGHSALVGIYKAYEVTTGETLDIDRTDVANEELSVATTLAKSAGVDDAKVAELLTEIKKDIAELKPATREDVEKIVKEQLNKLDINLSEKDQQLLVDLMDKISKLDIDFSKWSEQLDDISNTIKEKFGSLMEDEGFWTSVKNFFANLKDTISSWFN encoded by the coding sequence TTGAAAAAAGCATGGATGAAAATACTAGCCGCAACGATGTTAGTATTTGGTGTGATGGCACCAACAACAGGCTTTGCAGCCGATAATACGCCTCCAAAAGCAATTGATGAAAAACTAGGCGTTCCAATTGTTGTATACGGTGCAAACTTATCTGAAGATGAAAAAGAGTCCGTTAAAAAATCTTTAAAAGTGAAGGAAGAGCCTGAAATTGAAGAAATTACTGTATCAGGTGAAGATTTAGTTAAATACATTAAAGATAGTAATTCAAGTTCCCGTATGTATTCCTCTGCAAAAATTACACGTAAAAATGCAGGAGAAGGCTTGGTCATTGAGATTGTTACGCCATCCAATATTACACAGGTGACATCAGAAATGTATGCGAATGCAATGCTAACAGCAGGTATTGAAGATGCAACTGTACAGGTTGCTGCACCAAAAGCAGTAACTGGGCATTCAGCGCTTGTAGGAATTTATAAAGCCTATGAAGTAACAACAGGTGAAACACTTGACATTGATCGTACAGATGTAGCGAATGAGGAACTCTCAGTTGCTACTACTCTTGCAAAGTCAGCAGGGGTTGATGATGCTAAGGTTGCAGAGCTCCTGACAGAAATTAAAAAGGACATTGCGGAGTTAAAGCCAGCGACTCGAGAAGATGTTGAAAAAATTGTAAAAGAGCAGTTAAACAAACTTGATATTAATTTAAGTGAAAAAGATCAACAATTACTTGTTGATCTAATGGACAAAATTAGTAAATTAGATATTGATTTTAGTAAATGGTCTGAACAATTAGATGATATTAGTAATACCATTAAAGAGAAATTCGGGTCACTTATGGAAGATGAAGGCTTCTGGACAAGTGTGAAAAATTTCTTTGCTAATTTAAAAGATACGATTTCATCATGGTTTAATTAA
- the mntR gene encoding transcriptional regulator MntR, whose protein sequence is MPTPSMEDHIEQIYLLIAHKGYARVSDIAEALSVLPSSVTKMVQKLDKDGYLVYEKYRGLTLTAKGEKLGKRLVQRHELLEQFLRIIGVDEERIYDDVEGIEHHLSWNSIDRIADLVQVMEENPDIAKKLEASRTHNL, encoded by the coding sequence ATGCCAACACCTAGTATGGAGGACCATATCGAACAAATATATCTATTAATCGCTCATAAAGGATATGCTCGAGTGTCTGACATTGCTGAAGCATTATCTGTTCTTCCTTCTTCTGTTACAAAAATGGTTCAAAAATTAGATAAAGATGGTTATTTAGTTTACGAAAAATACCGTGGTCTCACATTGACAGCCAAAGGAGAAAAGCTTGGAAAACGTCTTGTACAGCGCCATGAGCTTCTAGAGCAATTTTTGCGAATCATTGGTGTAGATGAAGAGCGTATTTATGATGATGTAGAGGGAATCGAGCATCATTTAAGTTGGAACTCAATTGACCGCATTGCAGATCTTGTGCAAGTAATGGAAGAAAACCCAGACATTGCGAAAAAATTAGAGGCATCTAGAACACACAATTTATAA
- a CDS encoding CvfB family protein: protein MNELKSGEVVTLTILEQQASRWILTNGVKELPLNASEVTEPLAVGDRLEVFLFVDRRGELAATTAIPSFVQGEYGWARVLKVVEREGAYVDIGTSREVLVKAEDLPALKELWPIPGDHLFMTLRTDRNGELFGRLATEEKVSELYEGAFEEMHNKNVTARPYRLLPVGSFLLGVDIPYRIFVHESERNTEPRLGQDIVVRIIDVKDDGSLNGSLLPRKHERISDDAQRILNYLQEVGGRMPFGDKSSPEEIQEMFNMSKGAFKRAIGTLMKAGRVKQEDGWTEEI, encoded by the coding sequence ATGAACGAATTAAAATCAGGTGAAGTTGTTACGTTAACAATATTAGAACAACAAGCATCGAGATGGATTTTAACAAATGGAGTTAAAGAACTGCCTTTAAATGCTTCAGAGGTAACAGAGCCACTTGCTGTAGGTGATCGCCTTGAAGTATTTTTATTTGTAGATCGCCGTGGAGAATTGGCTGCTACAACAGCCATCCCGTCTTTTGTACAGGGCGAGTATGGTTGGGCTCGTGTCCTGAAAGTGGTAGAGCGTGAGGGTGCTTATGTAGATATCGGTACTTCACGTGAAGTGCTAGTAAAGGCTGAGGACTTACCTGCATTAAAAGAGCTTTGGCCAATACCAGGAGATCATTTATTTATGACATTACGTACCGATCGCAATGGTGAGTTATTTGGACGCTTAGCAACAGAGGAAAAGGTTTCTGAGCTATATGAAGGTGCATTTGAAGAGATGCATAATAAAAATGTAACAGCACGCCCTTATCGATTGCTGCCAGTTGGTTCGTTTTTACTAGGTGTAGACATTCCTTACCGTATTTTTGTCCACGAATCAGAACGTAATACAGAGCCACGACTTGGACAAGATATAGTTGTACGAATTATTGATGTAAAAGATGATGGTTCCCTGAACGGTTCTCTATTACCACGTAAACATGAACGTATTTCTGATGATGCACAACGAATTCTAAATTATCTACAAGAGGTTGGGGGCAGAATGCCATTTGGCGATAAATCCTCCCCAGAAGAAATTCAGGAAATGTTTAATATGAGTAAAGGTGCTTTTAAACGTGCAATAGGGACTTTAATGAAAGCTGGCAGGGTAAAACAGGAAGATGGCTGGACAGAAGAAATATAA
- a CDS encoding heavy metal translocating P-type ATPase yields MTATTPTKQEYRLQNLSCASCAAKFEKNVKAIPKVQDAQVNFGASKITVIGDISVDQIEEAGAFDGIKVSQSPTRSLEKSIPFYRKTENILAGISLLFVVLGYIFGAWRGETDPLPIGMFIIAILVGGMGIFKTGFRNLVRFEFDMKTLMTIAVIGAAIIGEWEEAAVVVFLFAVSEALEAYSMDKARQSIRQLMDIAPPTATIKRAHGEHFHEMELPTEQIEIGDILIVKPGQKIAMDGIVINGLSAVNQAAITGESIPVNKTIDDEVFAGTLNEEGALEIRVTKRVEDTTIAKIIHLVEEAQAEKAPSQQFVDRFAKYYTPAIMIVALLVAVIPPLFVGDWQHWIYQGLAVLVVGCPCALVVSTPVAIVTAIGNAARQGVLIKGGIHLEQLGHIEAVAFDKTGTLTKGQPAVTDIYTAEELSQDYVLQLVAAVEKQSQHPLAKAILKKLHDEKLTELIPTDFQSVTGKGAYATVDKQIIYVGSLKWIATLAAVDEKITEQVKKLQKQGKTVVAAVSNDRFIGMIGIADQLRQESKDVLSKLSALKVKHTVMLTGDAEPTAQAIATSLNMTDVRASLLPADKLMAIKDLRTEFGAVAMVGDGVNDAPALASANVGIAMGGAGADAALETADIALMGDDLTKLPYTIGLSRKTLRIIKENIIFALALKLIALLLVIPGWLTLWIAIFADMGATLLVVFNSLRLIKTKK; encoded by the coding sequence ATGACAGCAACGACACCAACTAAACAAGAATATAGACTACAAAACTTGTCATGTGCTAGCTGTGCAGCGAAATTTGAAAAAAATGTAAAAGCTATTCCAAAAGTACAAGATGCACAAGTTAACTTTGGTGCTTCTAAAATAACAGTTATTGGAGATATTAGTGTTGATCAAATTGAGGAGGCGGGTGCTTTTGATGGCATAAAAGTGTCACAATCTCCAACTAGGTCTCTGGAAAAATCAATACCCTTTTATCGAAAAACGGAAAATATATTAGCCGGCATATCATTATTATTTGTAGTGCTTGGTTATATTTTTGGAGCATGGCGTGGTGAAACAGATCCACTACCGATTGGAATGTTTATTATTGCGATTCTAGTTGGAGGTATGGGGATTTTTAAAACAGGCTTCCGTAATTTAGTCCGATTTGAATTTGATATGAAAACACTTATGACTATTGCGGTTATAGGTGCAGCCATTATTGGTGAATGGGAAGAAGCGGCTGTTGTTGTCTTTTTATTTGCAGTAAGTGAAGCATTAGAAGCTTATTCAATGGATAAAGCACGTCAATCTATTCGACAGCTAATGGATATAGCTCCGCCAACAGCAACGATAAAGCGAGCACATGGTGAACATTTCCACGAAATGGAGTTACCAACTGAGCAAATTGAAATTGGAGATATTTTAATTGTTAAGCCAGGTCAAAAGATTGCGATGGATGGCATCGTTATAAACGGGTTATCTGCTGTAAATCAAGCAGCGATAACAGGCGAATCGATTCCAGTTAATAAAACAATTGATGATGAAGTATTTGCGGGGACATTGAATGAAGAGGGAGCACTAGAGATACGTGTAACGAAGCGAGTGGAGGATACAACCATTGCCAAAATCATTCATCTCGTTGAAGAGGCACAAGCAGAAAAGGCACCCTCACAGCAGTTCGTTGATCGATTTGCCAAATATTATACGCCAGCGATAATGATAGTTGCATTACTTGTAGCAGTTATTCCACCTCTTTTTGTGGGGGATTGGCAGCATTGGATTTATCAAGGCTTAGCAGTTCTGGTTGTTGGTTGTCCATGTGCACTTGTTGTTTCAACACCAGTAGCAATTGTTACGGCCATAGGAAATGCTGCTCGACAAGGTGTTCTTATTAAGGGTGGTATACATTTAGAGCAGTTAGGTCATATTGAAGCGGTGGCTTTTGATAAAACAGGTACCCTTACAAAAGGTCAACCTGCTGTAACAGATATCTATACAGCAGAGGAACTTTCTCAGGATTACGTTTTACAGCTAGTAGCAGCTGTTGAAAAACAATCACAGCATCCATTAGCAAAAGCGATTTTAAAGAAATTACATGACGAAAAATTAACAGAGCTTATCCCTACTGATTTCCAATCTGTCACAGGTAAGGGTGCTTATGCAACGGTTGATAAGCAGATTATCTATGTTGGTAGCTTAAAATGGATTGCAACGTTAGCGGCAGTTGATGAAAAAATAACGGAACAGGTTAAGAAACTACAAAAACAGGGTAAAACAGTAGTAGCGGCTGTGAGTAATGATCGATTTATTGGCATGATTGGAATCGCTGATCAATTACGACAAGAAAGTAAAGATGTGCTGAGTAAATTAAGTGCTCTAAAAGTGAAGCATACAGTAATGCTAACAGGTGATGCGGAGCCTACAGCTCAAGCGATTGCAACCTCTTTAAATATGACAGATGTGCGCGCAAGCTTATTACCGGCTGATAAATTGATGGCCATTAAGGACTTACGAACGGAGTTTGGTGCAGTAGCAATGGTAGGTGATGGGGTTAATGATGCCCCTGCCCTAGCCTCTGCTAATGTCGGTATTGCGATGGGCGGTGCTGGCGCAGATGCAGCTCTAGAAACTGCTGATATAGCGTTAATGGGTGATGACCTAACGAAGCTTCCTTATACAATTGGTTTAAGCAGAAAAACATTACGCATTATTAAAGAGAACATTATTTTTGCCCTAGCCTTAAAATTAATAGCATTGTTACTCGTCATTCCTGGATGGTTAACCTTGTGGATTGCCATTTTCGCAGATATGGGTGCAACATTATTAGTTGTTTTTAATTCATTACGATTAATTAAAACAAAAAAGTAG
- a CDS encoding succinate CoA transferase: protein MDANVQKRLGLKELESKIVTADEAAALISDGDVVGMSGFTRAGDAKVVPMALVERAKNENFKIDVYTGASLGPEVDKYLAEAGVIRKRGPFQGDAGIRNLINSGDIQYVDAHLSHNAELVRQGIIGPIKYLILEAVAITEDGFIIPTNSVGNSPIFAEYAENIIIELNISHPEALIGIHDIYVPAEQGKREAIPMTDAMQRIGDIGIKVNPAKIKAIVISEEPDAPSLIVPPDEETQTMANILLDFFRDEIKAGRLTNQLMPLQSGVGSVANAVLDGFADSEFEDLVVASEVLQDAVFNLIDAGKVKFAAATSITLTEELQQKVYGNLEKYADKICLRPQEISNHPELIRRLGLISINTALELDIYGNVNSTHVSGTRMMNGIGGSGDFARNARLGIFVTKSYAKGGAISSIVPMVSHVDHTEHDVDVIVTEQGIADLRGLAPKERVPLIIENCAHPDYKEQLWDYYNRAVEATGNHQTPHILEEALSWHVNLAKNKTMKKEVAQA, encoded by the coding sequence ATGGATGCAAATGTTCAAAAACGCCTAGGTTTAAAAGAACTAGAAAGTAAAATTGTTACTGCTGATGAAGCTGCAGCACTTATCTCTGACGGTGATGTAGTTGGTATGAGTGGATTCACTCGTGCTGGGGACGCAAAAGTTGTTCCTATGGCATTAGTAGAGCGCGCTAAAAACGAAAATTTCAAAATCGATGTTTATACAGGGGCATCATTAGGACCAGAGGTAGATAAATACTTAGCTGAAGCTGGTGTTATCCGTAAACGTGGACCATTCCAAGGGGACGCTGGTATTCGTAATTTAATTAACTCTGGAGATATCCAATATGTAGATGCTCACCTTTCCCATAACGCTGAATTAGTTCGCCAAGGAATTATTGGACCAATTAAATATTTAATTCTTGAAGCAGTTGCTATTACAGAAGATGGATTCATCATCCCAACAAACTCAGTGGGTAACTCTCCGATCTTTGCGGAATACGCAGAAAACATTATTATTGAATTAAATATTTCACACCCTGAAGCTTTAATCGGTATCCATGATATTTATGTACCAGCAGAGCAAGGTAAACGTGAAGCAATCCCAATGACTGATGCAATGCAACGTATTGGTGATATTGGTATTAAAGTTAATCCAGCTAAAATTAAAGCAATCGTTATTTCAGAAGAGCCTGATGCTCCTTCATTAATCGTTCCGCCAGATGAAGAAACACAAACAATGGCAAACATTCTATTGGACTTCTTCCGTGATGAAATTAAAGCTGGTCGTCTGACAAACCAATTAATGCCATTACAATCTGGAGTAGGCTCTGTAGCAAATGCTGTATTAGATGGCTTTGCTGATTCAGAATTCGAAGATTTAGTTGTAGCATCTGAAGTACTTCAAGATGCTGTATTTAACTTAATCGATGCTGGTAAAGTTAAATTTGCAGCGGCAACATCAATTACTCTTACTGAAGAATTACAGCAAAAAGTATATGGTAATTTAGAGAAATATGCTGATAAAATTTGCTTACGTCCACAAGAAATTTCTAACCATCCAGAGCTTATCCGTCGCTTGGGTCTAATCTCAATCAACACTGCTCTTGAGTTAGATATCTATGGTAACGTAAACTCAACACATGTATCAGGTACTCGTATGATGAACGGTATCGGTGGTTCAGGTGACTTTGCACGTAACGCTCGTTTAGGTATTTTCGTAACAAAATCCTATGCGAAAGGCGGAGCAATCTCATCAATCGTACCAATGGTTTCTCATGTAGACCATACTGAGCACGATGTTGATGTAATTGTGACTGAGCAAGGTATTGCTGACTTACGTGGTCTTGCACCAAAAGAACGTGTACCTTTAATTATTGAAAACTGTGCACACCCTGATTACAAAGAGCAATTATGGGATTACTATAACCGTGCTGTAGAAGCAACTGGTAACCATCAAACGCCTCATATTTTAGAGGAAGCACTTTCTTGGCATGTAAATCTTGCTAAAAACAAAACAATGAAAAAAGAAGTCGCTCAAGCTTAA
- a CDS encoding late competence development ComFB family protein: protein MSDPILVNVTEEIVRGLVSFLLRGPEYQTFCKCEMCELDTVALTLNALPSKYVTSMEARDEAFRVMNTPENIERINREIIHALHVVNKHPRHKEEPTSI from the coding sequence ATGTCAGATCCTATTTTAGTAAATGTTACAGAGGAAATTGTGCGTGGTTTAGTTAGCTTTCTATTACGAGGACCAGAATATCAAACATTTTGTAAATGTGAAATGTGTGAACTTGACACAGTAGCACTAACATTAAATGCATTGCCTAGTAAGTATGTTACATCTATGGAAGCCCGAGATGAAGCATTTAGAGTCATGAATACACCTGAAAATATCGAGCGTATTAACAGAGAAATTATTCATGCATTACATGTGGTCAATAAGCATCCTCGACATAAAGAAGAGCCCACTTCTATCTGA
- a CDS encoding GNAT family N-acetyltransferase gives MEFQLQQLAGNQFAYIYEQEGEKLAEITWQQNGQVMVMDHTYVSDKLRGQGVAKELLDQAAAYAREHDYKMDAVCSYVVAAFEKSNAYDDVKQ, from the coding sequence ATGGAATTCCAATTGCAGCAATTGGCAGGAAATCAGTTTGCTTACATCTATGAGCAAGAAGGTGAGAAGTTAGCGGAAATTACATGGCAGCAAAATGGGCAAGTTATGGTCATGGATCACACTTATGTATCAGATAAATTACGCGGTCAGGGTGTAGCTAAGGAATTGTTAGATCAAGCCGCAGCATATGCCCGTGAGCATGATTATAAAATGGACGCTGTGTGCTCTTATGTAGTCGCGGCCTTTGAAAAATCAAACGCTTATGATGATGTAAAACAATAA
- a CDS encoding ArsR/SmtB family transcription factor, with translation MPKEVCEVTLVHEEAVIRVQNQMPDLSGVAKFLKALSDETRLKIAFALTVEDELCVCDVASIIGSSVATASHHLRYLKENNLARSHRKGKQMYYSLADEHVYQIVTIAYEHAKEGKANDSNDTN, from the coding sequence ATGCCGAAAGAAGTATGTGAAGTGACACTGGTTCATGAGGAAGCGGTCATAAGGGTGCAAAATCAAATGCCTGATTTATCGGGAGTAGCAAAGTTTTTGAAAGCATTATCCGATGAAACAAGATTAAAAATTGCTTTTGCCTTAACGGTGGAGGATGAGTTATGTGTGTGTGATGTTGCTTCGATTATTGGTTCATCTGTAGCGACAGCATCCCATCATTTACGATATTTAAAAGAAAATAATTTAGCGAGATCGCATCGTAAAGGGAAGCAAATGTACTACTCTTTAGCGGATGAGCATGTGTATCAAATTGTAACGATTGCCTATGAACATGCGAAAGAGGGGAAAGCTAATGACAGCAACGACACCAACTAA